The nucleotide window TCAGTGACTAATAAAATAGATGTGCATAAAACAAAAAAGAGAACAAAAATTAAGTAGGAGCTACCCCGGTTATTTTTCTTAATTAAGAATTTCGGTAAAATTCGATCTAAAGCCATGCGTTCCATCAATCCGCCGACCCCTACAAATGAGGTTAAAACGGCTCCGCTTAAAACCAGCGTTGCATCAACACTGACTAGCAAAGGCAGCCAACTTCCACTTACCTGTCCTCCTAGAAACGATAAAAGGGCATCCTGATTTCCTTCGACCGCTGACATAGGGAAAATCGCTAAGGCTAAAAAAGCCAATAGAGGGTTGAAAATGGTAACAACAATCCACATATTCTGTAAAGTTTTTGGAAATACGCCTTTAGCCTGTTCTTCAACATAGTTTGCAGAACTTTCAAAACCGCTAATTCCCAGCATAGCAGCCGAAAATCCAAAGAATAGGGCCGTAGTTATTCCTCCCTCGACTGGGGTATTAAAATTGGAGATTAGGGTTTTAAAGCCATGACCAAATAAATAAAACACACAAAAGGAACATAATAAGGTTAAGGATATTAAATGAAATATAAAAATTGCTATAGCCACTTTAGAGGACTCTGTGATGCCTAAAATCACTAATCCCATAAAAAGCATCAATAAGGCAATTGTTACTGGAATTATTGGAATTCCAGGCCAAACACTGTGGGCATATTTTATGGCCTCACTGGCTGAAATAACAGCCGTAGCCATATATGATAATACAGTTAAAGTGGCCGCTAATGAGGCAGTTGACTTTTTAGTTGTATTTAAAAGGGCATTATAGGCCCCGCCATTCAATGGGAGGGCCCCAACCACCTCACCATAAATCTTTCGAAAAAGGAACAATACGCCAGCTACCATGAGAAGGGAAATCCAAGCATATTGACCGGCATACACAATTGATAGCGCCGAAACATAAAGGCAGGAAGAACTTATGTCATTTCCACAAATTGCAGTTGCTTGAAGCTCATTTAGCTTCTTTTTAATTTGTTTCATGAAATAGATTGTCTATTAAAATTAGCTAAATACTAATTAAAACCAACAAAATTAAGGGGAGTATTCAATTATTGATAAAAGTAAAATAGAGTATTGAAAAATTTAAAACTTAAACTATAAAGTTATATAATATAATTTAAAGTATTATAAATTAGTAATTTACGTATTCTATTATTTCTAATCCATACCCAATTATTCCTACTCTTTTTGTTCTTTCACTATTAGAAATTACTCGAAGTTTATGGATGTTAAGATCATGTAGAATTTGTGCTCCAATCCCGAAATCTTTAGAATCCATGTGTATACTTGGAGCCTTGATAATTTCAGTTCCATTTTGAGCTTTTTTTAGTTCGCTAAGCCTATGTAGAAAATTTGTAGAAGGGGTGTGTTGGTTGATAAATAATATGGCCCCTTTGCCAGCATCATTTATTACGCGAAACATACTGTCTAATTGTTGATCGGCATTAT belongs to Aegicerativicinus sediminis and includes:
- a CDS encoding APC family permease, with amino-acid sequence MKQIKKKLNELQATAICGNDISSSCLYVSALSIVYAGQYAWISLLMVAGVLFLFRKIYGEVVGALPLNGGAYNALLNTTKKSTASLAATLTVLSYMATAVISASEAIKYAHSVWPGIPIIPVTIALLMLFMGLVILGITESSKVAIAIFIFHLISLTLLCSFCVFYLFGHGFKTLISNFNTPVEGGITTALFFGFSAAMLGISGFESSANYVEEQAKGVFPKTLQNMWIVVTIFNPLLAFLALAIFPMSAVEGNQDALLSFLGGQVSGSWLPLLVSVDATLVLSGAVLTSFVGVGGLMERMALDRILPKFLIKKNNRGSSYLIFVLFFVLCTSILLVTEGELNKLAGVYTIAFLSVMALFGIGNILLKVNRKSLPRPERSSWAGLIIAILAVVAAIVGNIVLNPDYLAIFIEYLIPTLAIVYTMLYGDYILRGIIRSLHFIFPSHGLVFKKLYHYTQGILNKINRQEFVFFTNHDNAVTINKALKYISENEPTKKLKIVSVVSGDIRVPPRLISDIEVLSRAYPDIRVEFIEEPGLFGPEKIEELSKRWNIPTNFMFIGSPSEKFPYQIQELGEVRLII